DNA from Kitasatospora herbaricolor:
TGCGCGGCGACGATGTGCTGCTGGTAGCCGTCCAGCAGCGAGTCGAGGCTGAGCTGTGCGAGGTGCATGGGTCGTACCTTCGTTCCTGGTGCCGCACCGGGCGGTCCGCCCGTCCGGTGCCGACGGGTCTAACGTCCGCTCAGAATCCCCGGGTGCGTTTCGCGGCGCGCCGGGGGACGGCCGGGTAGAGCGTCAGCGGCTCGGTGCTGCCGGGGATCTTCATGAACAGACGCGCGATCTCACCTCCCAGGTTCACGCCGATGGCGAGGGCGAGGGCGATGGCGGCGGCCCGGGTGATCGAGACCAGGCCGGCGCTGGAGTGGCCCTGCGCGAAGGAGAGCATGCCGAGGTAGATCGCCGAGCCGGGCATCAGCGGGCCGATCGCCGCGGTCACGTACGGGAGCGCCGAGGCGTACCGGTAACGGGCCATCAGCTGGCCGAACAGACCGACCAGGCCGGCCGCGACGCCGGTGGCGACGATCGGGGAGACCTGGGCGTTGTAGACCAGCACCCCGTAGCTGGACCAGCCGACGACGCTGTTCAGGGTGACCAGCAAAAGGTTTCTGCGCGCGGTCTGCAGCAGCATCGCGAAGGCCAGCGTCAGCACCATCGCGGCGATCAGCTGGACCGGCGGGTAGTTGATCCCGACCAGGCTCTCGTCCGGGTTGAGCTTGGCGTGGAAGCCCACGCCCAGGTAGAGGATCAGCATCACGCCGATCACGATGCCGGCGACCAGGTAGATCACTTCGAGCAGCCGGGCGGCGGCGGTGATGTAGAAGCCGGTCAGTCCGTCCTGGACGGCCGCGACCATGGCCCGCCCGGGCAGCAGCGCGAACAGCCCGCCGGTGATGACGACCGATCCGCGCAGGCCCAGGTCGTTGAAGGAGAGCACGATGCCGGAGACCGCGGCCGGCATCGCGGCGACCACGAACTGGTAGAACTCCGGCAGCCCGCGCCGGGCGATCAGCGAGGCCAGCCGGTCGCCGAGGATCGCCGCGACGAAGGCGTTGGCGAACACCAGCCAGGCCTTGGCGTCCAGCCGGCCGCCGACCAAGAAGGTCGCCGCGCCGGCCAGCAGGCCGGTGGTGAGCGAGAGCAGCCAGACCGGGTACGGGTGCCGGTTGCGGCGGATCTCGGCGAGCCGGCGGTACGCGTCGTTGACCGTCACCTGCTCGGCGGTGATGTCGGCCACCAGCTTGTAGACGGCGGCGAGCCGGGTGTAGTCGGAGGTCCGGCGGCGGACCACCCGGTCGGCGGTGACGGGGGGCTCGACCAGCGAGGGCTGGTGGGAGATCCCGATCAGGGTGAAGGTCACCTGCGGCTCGCAGTGGTCCAGCCGGTAGGCGTGGGCGATGCCGAGCATGGCGGCCTCGACGTCCTCCGCCGCCTCGCCGCTGGCCAGCAGCAGCTCGCCGATGCGCAGCGTCAGGTCGAGGATGCGCGGGACGTTGCGCGCGGTCGCCTCGGACTGCCGCTCGCGCGGGGTGCGCTCGAACGCCGGGCGCTCGGACATCGGCGTGCGCAGCAGGGTGCGCATCCGGTCCGGCCAGGGGGCGTCGCCGGGGGCGCCGGGGTTCAGGGTGGGGACGGCGATCCCGTTCGGCGGGGTGTAGCCGGCGGCGCGCCAGTCCTCGGGGGTGAGGGTGTCCTCCGGACCGGGCAGCAGGGCGGCGTCGTACGGCTCACCGTCGTCGCGGCCGGCCCCCGCGGGGCCTGCGGTGGCGGACCCGGCCGTGGCCGACCCGGCGGCGACGGACCCCGTCATCAGCTCGGCGGTCCGCAGCTCGATCGCCCGCAGCTCGGCGGCCCGGGACCGGGCCGCCGGCGCCTCGACGGACGGGGTCAGCAGGCCCTCGGTGGCCGGGGCGAACGGCACGTCGGCGGCGCCCGCCGGCGGGGCGGGGTGGCCCAGCAGGCCCTCGGTGGGCGGGGCGTCGGAGGGGTGCACCTGGCGGGTGTCCCGGGTGTCCCGGGCGGGCGGGGCCGCCCTGCCGCCTCTGGCCCTCTTGCCGCCGCCCGGCCGGCCCCGCTTCGGCACTTCCCGCTCCTCGCCGCCCCTGGTGGCCGGGCCACCCTTCGATCTTCGGTTACACCTTGCCCGATCGAACTCCCGGACGCACATGTACGCGGTGGCCTGCCGGGCCGGTGCCGTGGGCCTACCGGGCGCGGTCGGCGGCCGGCTCCTCGTCGACGGCCGCGTGCCGGGGGGCGTCGACCCGGCCGGCGGCCCGCCGGGCCCGCAGCAGCTCGATCGCGACCGGCACCGCGGAGAGCAGCACGATGGCGATCAGGATCGGCTCGATGTTGTCCCGGACGAAGGCGATCTGCCCGAGGAAGTAGCCGAGCACGGTGACGCCCGCGCCCCAGAGCACGCCGCCGATCACGTTGAACAGCACGAAGGAGCGGTAGTTCATCCGGCTCACCCCGGCGACGACCGGGGTGAAGGTCCGCACGATCGGCACGAACCGTGCCAGCACGATCGCCTTGGGCCCGTGCCGCTCGAAGAAGGCGGCGGCCTTCTCCACGTTCTCCTGCTGGAAGAGCCGGGAGTCGGGCCGGCTGAAGAGGCCGGGGCCCACCTTGCGGCCGAAGAGGTAGCCGACCTGGTCGCCGGCGACCGCGGCCGCCACCACCAGCAGGCAGACCAGCCAGAGCGGCTGGTGCAGGTAGGTGCCGCCGGCCACCAGCATGCCGGTGGTGAAGAGCAGGGAGTCGCCGGGCAGGAAGAAGCCGATCAGCAGGCCGGACTCGGCGAACACGATCGCCAGGATCCCGATCAGGCCGAAGGCGGAGATCAGCGTGGTCGGGTCGAGCCAGGACGGGCCGAGGGCGAGGCTGGTCACGGTGGCGGCACTCCTGAAAGGTCGACGCTTGGCAATGAAAGAGTAAAGCATTCACCAAGTGCCGGGTGGTTCGACCGGGACGGACCGTCAGATCGCCGGCCCGCCCGCCGCAGCCGTCCTGCCCCGCCGCCGTCCTGTGCCCCACCTGCCCGTGCCAGGCCCCACCGCCGTCCTGTGCCCAGCCGACGCCGCTGCCCCGGTCCCCGCCGGTGAGGGCGGGGCCGGGGCAGCGGCGAAGCGGGACGGCCCGCGCAGGGGGTCAGAGACCGTAGCGCTCGACGGTCTTCTCGTGCCGGGCGGTGTCCACGCCGGCCGCCTTGGCCAGGTCGAGCCAGGCGAGCGGGTGCTTCCAGCGCTTCGTCAGCCGCTGCAGCAGGGCGTCCGCCTCGGCCGTCCGGGCCGTGGGCGGCACACCGACGGCCGCGTAGATGCCGGGCAGCATCTCGTCCTCGTCCTCGGGGTCGGTGACGGCGTACTCGTCCGAGCTGTAGGCCCACACCGCGTACCCGGCCTCGGACAGCTCCTGCCGGAAGGCCGCCCACTTCTTGTCCCCGGGCCAGGCGCCGTCGATCCACCAGGTGGTGTAGCCCGCCGGGTCGAGCAGGGTGAGCAGCTGGAACACCGGCCGCCAGCGCTCGCGGACCTGCTGCGGCGCGTCCTCGCCCGGCGGGCGCTCCAGCAGGGCGGGGGCGAAGACCACCACGTCGCCGTGGTTGAGGTCCAGGTCGTCCCCGAGCACCGGCAGCAGGCGGGCGGTGGCGGGGCCGGTGCGGACGGCCGGCAGGTCCACCGAGGCGCCGTTGGTCCGGGCCGCCCGGACGGTGACGAGCTGCCACTCCTCGTCCACCGGGCCCTCGGGTTCGTCGAACTCGATGCCGATCCGGGCACCGGCGGCGCGCACCGCGGGCCAGTCGCGGTTGGCGGTGGCGGCGGTGACCAGGTGCCAGAGGTCGGCCTCCTGAACGGTCCGGTGCTGCTGCTCCGGCGGGGTCCCCTCCGCGGGCAGGGCGTGCAGCAGGATCTCCTCGTACAGCCGCTGCGCCCGCGGGTGGTCGCCCAGCTCGGTGGCGGCGGCCGCGGCCAGCCGCCGGGTGTTGATCCGGCTGGGCTCCTGGGCCAGCAGGGCCGCACAGTGCTCGCCGACCTCGGCCCAGCGGCTCTCGGCGGCGGCCCAGCGGGCCCGCGTCCAGTACGCGTCGGCGGGGCTGGTGGCCATCAGGCGGTCCGCGAGGCGGCGCACCCCGTCGCCGTCGCCGGCGTCGATCAGGACGGCGCCGAGCAGCCCGGTCAGCTCCTGGTGGCCCGGGTCCTGGTCGAGTCGCTCCCAGAGCAGGTCGGCGGCGGCCCGGGTGTGGCCGAGCGCGCCGAGCAGCCCGGCCAGGCGCAGCGCCAGGTCGGTGGCCTCGGCCCGGTCGCCGCTGTGCCGGCTGCGGGCCGCCGCGATCAGGTCGGCGTCGGCCTCCGGCGCGCCGGGTTCCGTCCGGGCGGCCAGCAGGGCGAGGAGTTCGCCGGGCGGCACCGGCAGCTCCGGCTCGGGCAGCGCCCCGGCGGCCGCCCGCAGCCCGGCGACCTGCTCGGCGACGCCGTCGGTGCGGCGCAGCTGGGTGAGCTTGCGCTCGCCGGTGGCGGCCAGGGTCAGCGCCACCGTGCGGGCGCCGCGGGCGAGGGCGAGCCGGCCGGCGGCCAGCAGCAGGTCCACGCAGGGGCGGTGCGAGCCGGTGGAGTCCAGGTAGCCGACCCAGCCGGTCAGCGCGGCGCCGAGTTCGGCGGTGTTCTCGTGGGCGCCGGCGGCGTGCAGGATCTCGATGGTGGCGACCCAGGCCGGCCGCAGGTCCGGGTGCCGCTCGGCCTCGTCGGCCGAGGGCAGCAGGGCGAGCGCCTCCTGGGTGCGGCCGAGCCGGGCCAGCGCGCGGGACCGCAGCATGGCGCCCCAGCGGCGGTCGCTCTCGTTGAGCTCGGCGCCGCGGGCGCGTTCGGCCCGCTCGGCGGTGTCCAGCAGGGCGAGCACCTCCTCGTCCCGGCCGAGCAGGTGCAGGGTGCCGGCCCGGGAGTGGTGGAAGTGCAGCGAGAGCCGCTGGCCGGCGGCCCGCATCCGGGTGGCGGCGGTGTCGAGGTGGCTGAGCGCGTCGGCCGGGCGGCCGTCGTCCTCCAGGGCGTCGGAGTACTCGCGGGAGAGGCAGTCGAAGCAGGCCCGGGCGGGCTCGATCCGGTCCAGGGTCTCGCTGAGGACGGCGAGCCGCTCGGGCACGAAGCCGGGGCCGTCGACCCGGGCGTGGCAGATGGCGAAGTCCTGGACCACACAGACGGACTGCGGGCAGCTCGCGGTCTGCTCGCGGTGGGCGAACTCCAGCAGGTCCACCGCCTCGGGCAGCGCCTGCTCGCCCTGGTGGCGCTTGTTCAGCAGGTTCTGCATCCGCCAGTGCCGCAGGTAGACCTCGACCCAGGGCAGGTCCAGGGCCCGCGCGGCGGCGACCGCCTCCGGGAACACCGCGTCCAGCTGGTCGTTGCGGCCCTCGTTGGCGTGGCCGGGGAGTTCGTAGATGGCCTCGGCGAGTCGGTGGTGGCCGGCCTCGGCGAGCTGCTGGTGGGCGTCGTGGACCCAGGCCCAGATGTCGGTGCTCATGCGGTCTCCCCCTGCGGGTGGTGCTGTGCGGTGCTGACGGGTGCGCTGCTGACGGTCGGACGGACGGCCGGCGGGTGTGCGGGCGACGGGTGCGCGGGCGACGGGTGCGCGGGCGGCGGACGGGCGGGGCACGGCCGGGCGGTGCGCGCTCAGGCTCCCGCCCCCTGGTCCGGCCCGCTGCGCGGGGCGCCGGGAAGCGTGTCGGGGAGCGTGTCCGGGACGGCGGGCAGGCCCGCGGGCAGAGCCGCCGTCAGGGCCGAGACGGCGGTGCCGATCCCGGCCAGGGCGGCGGTGAGGTCCCCCGCGGGCGAGGCGCCGGACGGACCGGACGCCGCCATGATCACCTTGAGCGAGCGGAGCAGGCCGGCCGCCGTGGCGGCGCCGGTGTGCCCGGCGCGGTAGGCGGTGAGCAGGTCCTGGACGGCGGGCGCCGCCAGGTTGAGGTACAGCCGGGCCTTCACCTCGCCGCCGGTGCGGGCGGTGAACGCCCGGGCGAGCCGCAGCGCGGCGGACGGGATCCGGGCGTCCGCCTGGTCGTCCTCGATCCTGGCCTTGAGCTCCGCCTCCCGGTCGGGCACCAGGACGAGCGGCAGGCCGGGCGGCTCGAACCGGGCCGGCACCAGCTGCTCGCCGTCGTCCGCGAGGGCCGCGGCCAGCCAGGCCCGCTCCTCGGCGGGCAGCGGGCGCTCGGGGTCGCGGAACAGCTCCCGGTTGCCGTGCTCGCTGCCGAGTTCGACGATCCGGCAGTCCCGCAGCTGCGCGTAGCGGCGCAGGAACGGCAGCACCGCGTACCGGTCGCCGCGCGCGATCGGGACCTGCATCGCGCGGTACAGCATCTCCTCGAAGCCGCCGCCGCTGCCGAGCGCGATGTGCACCGCGCCGCCGCCTGCCGCCCGCAGCGCGCCCGCCGTCAGGTCGCCCTGCGAGGTCGGGACGGGTACGTCGTCGGCGAGCAGGGTGAACAGCCGGTCGTCGCAGAGCGCCGCACCGAGCAGGTCCTGGCCGTGCCGGGCGAGGATCCGACGCCAGGCCGCGGGCCGCAGCCGGGCGGTCTCGTACAGCCCGTCGACGATGGCGTCGGTGAGGGCCTGCTGGAGCGCCCGGTAGTGCTCGTCGCGCTGGAGGTCCTCGCGGCTGGCGGTGGGGGTGAGCCGGTTGGACTCGACGACGCCGCCGACGAAGCCGGCCCAGCCGGGCAGCAGGTCGCGGGCGTCCTCGGAGAGCAGCATGCCGCGCAGGTAGACGGCGAGGTCGCGGTTGTCGCTGCTGCCGTAGGTGCCGCCGTCCTGGACCCAGAGCAGGCCGACCGCGTCGGTACCGCCGGCCGCCGGCCCCACCGGGAAGGCGGCGAGCGGCTCGAAGCGCCGGCCGAAGGCGGTGGCGAAGCGCATCCGGGCCGCGTACGGGTCGCCCTCCGGCTCCTCGCGCCAGGGCACCGGCACGTCGTTGACCGGCCGCTCGTCGTCCCCGACGAAGACCGGGACGCTCAGCAGGACGCAGTACCGGCCGAGCACCTCGCGCAGCGCCTGCTCGTCGGCCAGGTGGGCGTGCTCGGCCTTGAGGGTCAGCTCGACCACGCTGCCGGGGGCGCGTCGGGCGGCGACCGGCTCGACGCTGTACTGCTCGCCGCCGCGGCTGCGGTAGCGGTGGCCCAGGGCGGGCTCGCGGTGCGAGGTGGTGGTGACGGTGACCTCGTCGGCGATCGAGAAGGCCGAGAGGAAGCCCAGGCCGAACGCGCCGATCAGCTCGTCGTTCCCGGTGACCTCGCGCAGCAGCCGGGTGTAGCCGGTGCCGACGGTGGCGAGGTAGGCGTGGATCTCCGGCTCGGTCAGGCCGGCGCCGGTGTCCGCGATGCTGACGGTCCGCCGGAGCGAGTCGCCGCGGACCCGGATCGTCGGGGTGTGGCCGCCGTCCGGATCCTCCAGCCGGCGCCGGGTGTGCGAGTCGTGGGCGTTCTGCACGAGTTCGCGCAGGGCGACCAGCGGCGTGGAGTAGAGGTGCGTGGCGAGGACGCTCACCAGACCGCCGAGGTCGACCTCGGTCGTACGCAGATCCTCGGTGGGCGCGGGGTCGGGGCGGTGGCCTTCAGACATGAGGCCCCAGTGTGCCAGTACGACTATTGCCTGGACCATTCCTTAATCGGACGGCCGTCCGGCGGGAAACCCGGTCGTCAAACCGGGATTGACGCCCCACCGCCCGGAACAGGAGGTTCGACCGCGTCCCGTTACCCGCCCGCACATCTGAACGGGCCTGCGAACGAGGTGGGTTCATCAATGGACCGGATCCCGGGAACGGCCTCGGGGGTTCTCCGGTTGTTCCGCCTTTATGACACCATCGGGCGAATTGTGCTCCATTCGGTGGGACCGGGCCGGGCCCTGGTGAATGCTGGACGTGCGACGCCAGGCAACGGCGCGTCCCGGGGCGGCCACCCCGCGGGCGCCATTTCTCGCACCGACCCTTCAGGGAGACCATCGTGTCCCGCATTCGCGCAGTCGCCGCCGTCACCGCCCTCGGGGCCTTCCTCCTCGCGGGCATCGGCACCGCCCAGGCCGACAACGGCGCCGGCTCCGAGAACCACTCCAACGGCAGCGTCGTCAGCAGCGTCGGGTCCGGCAACGTCGTGGGCGGCGTCCACGGCAACGCCGACGGATCCCAGCAGTCGGCCACCGGCTCGGGCGGCGGCAACCAGAACAACTCCGCCGGCGTGGCGGGCAACGCCGGCGCCGTCGGCGCCTTGCAGGGCAACGGCGGCCTGGCGGCCAAGGTCTACTACCCCTTCGTCCTCTACTAGGCCGGGGCGGAGCGGTCCCGTCGGCGCACCCGTCGGCGCACCCGCCGGCGGGGCCGCCCGGGGCGGGGTGCCCGTCCCGCCGGCGCGGGGGCGGGCGCCCGGCCCGTCGGCATCGGCGGCCCCCCGATCGCCGGATGCCGTTCCCCGATGGCCGGATGCCGGTCGCCGGGTGCCGCTCAGAGGCCGAGCACGGCCCGGGCCATCCGCTCCAGGCAGTCCCCGAGGTCCGCCCGCTCGCTGTGCGGGCGGTTCCGGACACCGTCGTTGACCAGAGCGAACATCGAGTGCACCCGGATCCGGGCCTCCGCGGCGTCGTACTCCGGGCGGACCTGCCGCAGCAGCCCGACCCAGGTCCGCAGGAAGTCCCGGCGGAATTCCACGGCCGTCCTGCGGTCGGGCGGGGCCAGCCGCTCGGTCTCGCTCAGCATGGCGCCCAGGTAGTGGCTGTGACGGCGGGCGAAGCCGATGTACGCCCGCAGGCCGGCCGCCAGCGCCGCGTCCGCCCGGGCCGCGCCGGTGACCGCGGCCTCGGTCTCCTGCCGGAGCCGCTCCCGGCCGCGCACCAGCGAGGCGGCGAGCAGCGCGGCCTTGCTGTCGAAGTGGTGGTAGACGCTCGGCCCGGACATCCCGACCGCCGCGCCGAGCTGATCGGTGCTCACGTTGTCGAACCCGCGCTCGTGGAACAGCCGCACGGCGGCCACGAGCAGTTCCTCACGCCGCTGCCCCGGCCGGGCCGCCCCCGGGTCGGCGAGGACCGTCGGCTCCACCCGGGCGCCGACGAGCGGGACGGCCAGCAGGGCCGCCCCGATGTCCCGCAGCAGCCGCTCGAAGCGCCGGCGCGGCGGCGTGAAGCCGTGGTGGGACAGGCCGCCGTAGACCGAGAGCGCCGACCAGCAGAGCAGTTCCGCGTCCGCCTGCGGGAGGTCGGGCCGGTCGGCGCGCAGGACGCCGGCCATCAGCCGTACGTCGGCGCGCAGTTCGCGGCGCAGCCGGGCCCGCTGGCCCGGCGGGAGCAGCCGGGCGTCGCGCTGCCAGAGGGTGCCGAGCGGGCGGTGGTCGATCGCCACGGTGCTGAGCGCGGCGCAGAGTTCCGCCGTTCCGCGGGCCGGGGCGAGGGCCTCGGCGAGGGCGTCCAGGCCGGATCCGACCACCTGGTGGAGCAGTTCGGGCTTTCCCCGGAAGTGCCGGTAGAGGGCGGGCGCGGTGATGCCGAGGCCGCCCGCGACCTCCGCCATGGTGACCTGGTGGTAGCCGCCGCGGTGGAACAGGTCCGCCGCGAGGAGCAGGATCTGCGCCCGGCGTCCGGCCGGTCGGCTGCTGCCGCCGCCGGGGCGCACCCGCCGGGTCCCCGCCACCGCGCCCTCCACCCGCTCGCCCACCCGCTCGCCCACCCGGCCGCAGCCGCGGCCCTGCCGCCCGCGGCGCACGCTCCGCCGCACGGTG
Protein-coding regions in this window:
- a CDS encoding threonine/serine ThrE exporter family protein, coding for MPKRGRPGGGKRARGGRAAPPARDTRDTRQVHPSDAPPTEGLLGHPAPPAGAADVPFAPATEGLLTPSVEAPAARSRAAELRAIELRTAELMTGSVAAGSATAGSATAGPAGAGRDDGEPYDAALLPGPEDTLTPEDWRAAGYTPPNGIAVPTLNPGAPGDAPWPDRMRTLLRTPMSERPAFERTPRERQSEATARNVPRILDLTLRIGELLLASGEAAEDVEAAMLGIAHAYRLDHCEPQVTFTLIGISHQPSLVEPPVTADRVVRRRTSDYTRLAAVYKLVADITAEQVTVNDAYRRLAEIRRNRHPYPVWLLSLTTGLLAGAATFLVGGRLDAKAWLVFANAFVAAILGDRLASLIARRGLPEFYQFVVAAMPAAVSGIVLSFNDLGLRGSVVITGGLFALLPGRAMVAAVQDGLTGFYITAAARLLEVIYLVAGIVIGVMLILYLGVGFHAKLNPDESLVGINYPPVQLIAAMVLTLAFAMLLQTARRNLLLVTLNSVVGWSSYGVLVYNAQVSPIVATGVAAGLVGLFGQLMARYRYASALPYVTAAIGPLMPGSAIYLGMLSFAQGHSSAGLVSITRAAAIALALAIGVNLGGEIARLFMKIPGSTEPLTLYPAVPRRAAKRTRGF
- a CDS encoding DedA family protein, yielding MTSLALGPSWLDPTTLISAFGLIGILAIVFAESGLLIGFFLPGDSLLFTTGMLVAGGTYLHQPLWLVCLLVVAAAVAGDQVGYLFGRKVGPGLFSRPDSRLFQQENVEKAAAFFERHGPKAIVLARFVPIVRTFTPVVAGVSRMNYRSFVLFNVIGGVLWGAGVTVLGYFLGQIAFVRDNIEPILIAIVLLSAVPVAIELLRARRAAGRVDAPRHAAVDEEPAADRAR
- a CDS encoding tetratricopeptide repeat protein, translated to MSTDIWAWVHDAHQQLAEAGHHRLAEAIYELPGHANEGRNDQLDAVFPEAVAAARALDLPWVEVYLRHWRMQNLLNKRHQGEQALPEAVDLLEFAHREQTASCPQSVCVVQDFAICHARVDGPGFVPERLAVLSETLDRIEPARACFDCLSREYSDALEDDGRPADALSHLDTAATRMRAAGQRLSLHFHHSRAGTLHLLGRDEEVLALLDTAERAERARGAELNESDRRWGAMLRSRALARLGRTQEALALLPSADEAERHPDLRPAWVATIEILHAAGAHENTAELGAALTGWVGYLDSTGSHRPCVDLLLAAGRLALARGARTVALTLAATGERKLTQLRRTDGVAEQVAGLRAAAGALPEPELPVPPGELLALLAARTEPGAPEADADLIAAARSRHSGDRAEATDLALRLAGLLGALGHTRAAADLLWERLDQDPGHQELTGLLGAVLIDAGDGDGVRRLADRLMATSPADAYWTRARWAAAESRWAEVGEHCAALLAQEPSRINTRRLAAAAATELGDHPRAQRLYEEILLHALPAEGTPPEQQHRTVQEADLWHLVTAATANRDWPAVRAAGARIGIEFDEPEGPVDEEWQLVTVRAARTNGASVDLPAVRTGPATARLLPVLGDDLDLNHGDVVVFAPALLERPPGEDAPQQVRERWRPVFQLLTLLDPAGYTTWWIDGAWPGDKKWAAFRQELSEAGYAVWAYSSDEYAVTDPEDEDEMLPGIYAAVGVPPTARTAEADALLQRLTKRWKHPLAWLDLAKAAGVDTARHEKTVERYGL
- a CDS encoding ATP-binding protein, which gives rise to MSEGHRPDPAPTEDLRTTEVDLGGLVSVLATHLYSTPLVALRELVQNAHDSHTRRRLEDPDGGHTPTIRVRGDSLRRTVSIADTGAGLTEPEIHAYLATVGTGYTRLLREVTGNDELIGAFGLGFLSAFSIADEVTVTTTSHREPALGHRYRSRGGEQYSVEPVAARRAPGSVVELTLKAEHAHLADEQALREVLGRYCVLLSVPVFVGDDERPVNDVPVPWREEPEGDPYAARMRFATAFGRRFEPLAAFPVGPAAGGTDAVGLLWVQDGGTYGSSDNRDLAVYLRGMLLSEDARDLLPGWAGFVGGVVESNRLTPTASREDLQRDEHYRALQQALTDAIVDGLYETARLRPAAWRRILARHGQDLLGAALCDDRLFTLLADDVPVPTSQGDLTAGALRAAGGGAVHIALGSGGGFEEMLYRAMQVPIARGDRYAVLPFLRRYAQLRDCRIVELGSEHGNRELFRDPERPLPAEERAWLAAALADDGEQLVPARFEPPGLPLVLVPDREAELKARIEDDQADARIPSAALRLARAFTARTGGEVKARLYLNLAAPAVQDLLTAYRAGHTGAATAAGLLRSLKVIMAASGPSGASPAGDLTAALAGIGTAVSALTAALPAGLPAVPDTLPDTLPGAPRSGPDQGAGA
- a CDS encoding TetR/AcrR family transcriptional regulator — protein: MRRGRQGRGCGRVGERVGERVEGAVAGTRRVRPGGGSSRPAGRRAQILLLAADLFHRGGYHQVTMAEVAGGLGITAPALYRHFRGKPELLHQVVGSGLDALAEALAPARGTAELCAALSTVAIDHRPLGTLWQRDARLLPPGQRARLRRELRADVRLMAGVLRADRPDLPQADAELLCWSALSVYGGLSHHGFTPPRRRFERLLRDIGAALLAVPLVGARVEPTVLADPGAARPGQRREELLVAAVRLFHERGFDNVSTDQLGAAVGMSGPSVYHHFDSKAALLAASLVRGRERLRQETEAAVTGAARADAALAAGLRAYIGFARRHSHYLGAMLSETERLAPPDRRTAVEFRRDFLRTWVGLLRQVRPEYDAAEARIRVHSMFALVNDGVRNRPHSERADLGDCLERMARAVLGL